One window of the Lactococcus lactis genome contains the following:
- the atpD gene encoding F0F1 ATP synthase subunit beta encodes MSSGKITQIIGPVVDVEFGSDAKLPEINNALIVYKDVNGLKTKITLEVALELGDGAVRTIAMESTDGLTRGLEVLDTGKAVSVPVGEATLGRVFNVLGDVIDGGEEFATDAERNPIHKKAPTFDELSTANEVLVTGIKVVDLLAPYLKGGKVGLFGGAGVGKTVLIQELIHNIAQEHGGISVFTGVGERTREGNDLYWEMKESGVIEKTAMVFGQMNEPPGARMRVALTGLTIAEYFRDVQGQDVLLFIDNIFRFTQAGSEVSALLGRMPSAVGYQPTLATEMGQLQERITSTKKGSVTSIQAIYVPADDYTDPAPATAFAHLDATTNLERRLTQMGIYPAVDPLASSSRALTPEIVGEEHYEVAMEVQRVLQRYKELQDIIAILGMDELSDDEKILVGRARRIQFFLSQNFHVAEQFTGQPGSYVPIDKTVHDFKEILEGKYDEVPEDAFRGVGPIEDVLEKAKSMGY; translated from the coding sequence TTGAGTTCTGGTAAAATTACTCAGATTATCGGTCCCGTCGTTGACGTGGAATTTGGTTCTGATGCCAAATTGCCTGAGATTAACAATGCCTTGATTGTCTACAAAGATGTCAATGGCCTAAAAACAAAAATTACTCTTGAAGTTGCTTTGGAACTTGGTGATGGTGCAGTTCGTACAATCGCTATGGAATCTACTGATGGCTTGACTCGCGGACTTGAAGTCCTTGATACAGGTAAAGCAGTCAGCGTTCCTGTTGGGGAAGCTACTCTTGGTCGTGTTTTTAACGTCCTTGGTGATGTTATTGACGGTGGGGAAGAATTTGCTACTGATGCAGAACGTAATCCTATCCATAAAAAAGCTCCAACATTTGACGAATTGTCAACTGCAAACGAAGTTCTCGTAACTGGGATTAAAGTTGTCGATTTGCTTGCACCTTATCTTAAAGGTGGTAAAGTCGGACTTTTCGGTGGTGCCGGAGTTGGTAAAACCGTCCTTATTCAAGAATTGATTCACAACATCGCCCAAGAACACGGAGGTATTTCTGTGTTTACTGGTGTTGGGGAACGTACTCGTGAAGGGAATGACCTTTACTGGGAAATGAAAGAATCAGGCGTTATTGAAAAAACTGCCATGGTCTTTGGTCAAATGAATGAACCACCAGGAGCACGTATGCGTGTTGCCCTTACTGGTTTGACAATTGCGGAATATTTCCGTGATGTTCAAGGTCAAGACGTATTGCTTTTCATTGACAACATCTTCCGTTTCACACAAGCTGGTTCAGAAGTTTCTGCCCTTTTGGGACGTATGCCTTCTGCCGTTGGTTACCAACCAACACTTGCTACTGAAATGGGGCAATTGCAAGAACGTATCACTTCTACTAAGAAGGGTTCTGTTACATCTATCCAAGCGATTTATGTCCCTGCCGATGACTATACTGACCCAGCGCCAGCTACAGCCTTCGCTCACTTGGATGCAACAACTAACTTGGAACGTCGTTTGACACAAATGGGTATTTATCCAGCCGTTGACCCACTTGCTTCATCATCACGTGCGCTTACACCTGAAATTGTTGGTGAAGAACACTATGAAGTGGCAATGGAAGTTCAACGTGTCCTCCAACGTTATAAAGAATTGCAAGATATTATTGCCATTCTTGGTATGGATGAATTGTCTGACGATGAAAAAATTCTCGTTGGACGTGCACGTCGTATCCAATTCTTCCTTTCACAAAACTTCCACGTTGCGGAACAATTTACTGGTCAACCTGGTTCATATGTACCAATTGACAAAACTGTTCATGACTTCAAAGAAATTTTGGAAGGTAAATATGACGAAGTCCCTGAAGATGCTTTCCGTGGTGTAGGTCCAATTGAAGATGTACTCGAAAAAGCAAAATCAATGGGTTATTAA